One window of the Reyranella humidisoli genome contains the following:
- a CDS encoding VOC family protein encodes MFSHVTIGSNDVGRAKAFYDALLQPLGLVRHMDYPNAVGYGPAGGRPQLWVLSPLDKNAASVGNGITIGLEAPDRGAVDAAHKAALTAGGTDEGAPGLRAHYHPNYYGGYLRDLDGNKICVVCHRKP; translated from the coding sequence ATGTTCAGCCACGTGACGATCGGCAGCAATGACGTAGGTCGAGCCAAGGCCTTCTACGATGCGCTGCTGCAACCGCTCGGTCTGGTGCGTCACATGGACTATCCGAATGCAGTCGGCTACGGCCCGGCCGGTGGCCGGCCGCAGCTCTGGGTGCTCAGCCCGCTCGACAAGAACGCCGCGTCCGTCGGGAATGGCATCACAATCGGCCTTGAGGCGCCCGATCGCGGCGCCGTCGACGCGGCTCACAAGGCGGCGCTCACGGCTGGTGGCACGGACGAAGGTGCTCCTGGCCTCCGCGCGCACTATCACCCGAACTATTACGGTGGGTATCTGCGCGACCTGGACGGCAACAAGATCTGTGTGGTCTGCCATCGCAAGCCCTAG
- a CDS encoding DUF4189 domain-containing protein, translated as MTTRLTILIAILLTAASALAPTVRAQEVWGAVATDNERLFGVSAGMATREAAETSALAQCGPLECAIRMSAPQRCIAYAHSDNGQASGYGAAPTKQHAEQSAWNECNARVPSNSCTIRAARCFE; from the coding sequence ATGACGACCAGGCTCACGATCCTCATTGCGATCCTGCTGACCGCGGCCTCCGCACTCGCCCCGACCGTCCGGGCCCAGGAAGTGTGGGGCGCCGTCGCGACCGACAACGAGCGTCTGTTCGGTGTTTCGGCAGGTATGGCGACACGCGAGGCCGCCGAAACGTCCGCCCTGGCCCAGTGCGGGCCGCTGGAATGCGCCATCCGGATGTCCGCGCCGCAACGCTGCATCGCCTACGCGCACAGCGACAACGGCCAGGCCTCGGGCTACGGCGCGGCTCCGACGAAGCAACACGCCGAGCAATCGGCCTGGAACGAGTGCAACGCGCGCGTCCCCAGCAACTCCTGCACGATCCGCGCCGCTCGCTGTTTCGAGTAA
- a CDS encoding Bug family tripartite tricarboxylate transporter substrate binding protein produces the protein MTTKKIGRRTSILMTGAALATPLAPSVRAQQTGLPDKPLKILVGFPAGGGTDVMARMLAEPLKQRTGRNVIIDNKAGASGTIAIGDLKSAGTDGTTIAYVPSATIVQKLTMPAVPFDPMTDIAPITLAGTVQTAFCVSPTIGVNNLKEYVEWLKKNPTRASFGTTALGSFTHFFGVMAGKAVGIPLEPIPYRGAAPLVADLQGGHIAAGCGGITDFLEHHRAGKVKVIFTSGVKPTTSAPEIPTITQLGYPQLSILGWYVFFAPPKTPAPLIDAWGKELKAVLAIPEIQKKLVELGLDVETSTPAQVTERMTTDLARWKTIIDSIGYKPQG, from the coding sequence ATGACAACGAAGAAGATCGGCCGCCGCACATCGATCCTGATGACCGGCGCGGCCCTTGCCACGCCGCTCGCACCCAGCGTCCGCGCCCAGCAGACCGGCCTGCCCGACAAGCCGCTGAAAATCCTGGTCGGCTTCCCGGCCGGCGGCGGCACCGACGTGATGGCGCGCATGCTCGCCGAGCCGCTGAAGCAGCGCACCGGCCGCAACGTCATCATCGACAACAAGGCCGGCGCCTCGGGCACCATCGCCATCGGCGACCTGAAGAGTGCCGGCACCGATGGCACGACCATCGCCTACGTGCCCTCCGCCACCATCGTCCAGAAGCTGACGATGCCGGCCGTGCCCTTCGATCCCATGACCGACATCGCACCGATCACGCTCGCCGGCACGGTGCAGACCGCCTTCTGCGTCTCGCCGACCATCGGCGTCAACAATCTCAAGGAATATGTCGAGTGGCTGAAGAAGAACCCGACGCGGGCCTCCTTCGGCACGACGGCGCTGGGCTCCTTCACCCATTTCTTCGGCGTCATGGCCGGCAAGGCGGTGGGAATCCCGCTCGAGCCCATTCCCTATCGCGGCGCCGCGCCGCTGGTCGCCGACCTGCAAGGCGGTCACATCGCGGCCGGCTGCGGCGGCATCACCGACTTCCTGGAGCACCATCGCGCCGGCAAGGTGAAGGTGATCTTCACCTCGGGCGTGAAGCCGACCACCTCTGCGCCTGAAATCCCGACCATCACCCAGCTTGGCTACCCGCAGCTCTCGATCCTGGGCTGGTACGTCTTCTTCGCCCCACCCAAGACACCCGCGCCGCTGATCGACGCCTGGGGCAAGGAACTGAAGGCTGTGCTGGCGATTCCCGAGATCCAGAAGAAGCTGGTCGAACTGGGTCTCGACGTCGAAACCTCCACGCCCGCTCAAGTCACCGAACGCATGACGACCGATCTCGCCCGCTGGAAGACGATCATCGACTCGATCGGCTATAAGCCGCAGGGCTGA
- a CDS encoding STAS/SEC14 domain-containing protein translates to MPIHVDFFHPSRLVIAVVRGTITADDVRDAVQQFLASDVLHYRKIIDIASPTSPLDDAAVQLMANLVLSKSVSRPRGALAFVVSPGQAADNAETFARLTGAERPVKVFHSLHAARKWLEEQPMP, encoded by the coding sequence ATGCCGATCCATGTCGATTTCTTCCACCCGAGCCGCCTCGTCATCGCGGTCGTGAGGGGAACGATCACCGCCGACGACGTCCGCGATGCCGTCCAGCAATTCCTGGCCAGCGACGTGTTGCATTACCGCAAGATCATCGACATCGCCTCGCCCACTTCGCCTTTGGACGATGCCGCCGTCCAGTTGATGGCCAATCTGGTCCTGTCCAAATCCGTTTCGCGACCGCGTGGTGCGCTCGCTTTCGTCGTCAGTCCCGGCCAGGCTGCCGACAACGCCGAGACATTCGCCCGGTTGACCGGCGCCGAGCGTCCGGTGAAGGTTTTTCATAGCTTGCACGCGGCGCGAAAATGGCTCGAAGAGCAGCCGATGCCATGA
- a CDS encoding AI-2E family transporter — translation MPTVHVQGGSAIRRPLMVLAICAVGVIAYLARDFLIPTAAAIVLALIMTPVAKKLERLRLPPTAAAGASVTLLAVVVAGLLVVATPALTSWAEQAPYLTYTLERKLEGLRKSLAFVKQVTDRVEQATQAQPSQAATEKAPPERVVVRDKSLLSELMSTTPALLLQIGYAAVLAFMLLAHRNDHKRQILRVPLDFHVRVRLARVMRDINDRVGSYLFALVVIYSLVALASTIVLALLGFPNPLLWGVLMGLASFVPFVGPPVAIGLVALVALITYEDLMHMLAAPLILAAIHFIESQLITPVFVSRRCALNTVAVFAGVAFLGWMWGAVGAIVAVPLLILVSTVAAHLPSLRWLSVLLSEDRPVSERLAVKPPVASVPPIQLRRRRAATK, via the coding sequence GTGCCGACCGTCCACGTTCAAGGCGGCTCGGCCATCCGCCGTCCTTTGATGGTCCTCGCGATCTGCGCCGTCGGTGTCATCGCCTATCTGGCGCGGGACTTCCTCATCCCGACCGCCGCGGCCATCGTGCTCGCGCTCATCATGACGCCCGTCGCCAAAAAGCTGGAACGCCTCCGCCTGCCGCCCACTGCTGCAGCCGGCGCTTCCGTAACCTTGCTGGCGGTCGTCGTGGCCGGCCTGCTGGTGGTCGCGACGCCGGCGCTCACGAGCTGGGCGGAGCAGGCGCCTTATCTGACCTACACGCTGGAACGGAAGCTCGAAGGCCTGCGCAAGTCTCTGGCCTTCGTGAAGCAGGTCACGGATCGCGTGGAACAGGCGACGCAGGCCCAGCCGTCGCAGGCGGCGACCGAGAAGGCCCCGCCGGAGCGGGTCGTCGTGCGAGACAAGAGCCTGCTTTCCGAACTCATGAGCACGACTCCGGCGCTGCTTCTGCAGATCGGCTACGCGGCCGTCCTCGCATTCATGCTTCTGGCGCACAGAAACGATCACAAGCGCCAGATCCTGCGGGTGCCCCTCGACTTCCATGTCCGCGTCCGGCTGGCCCGCGTGATGCGCGACATCAACGATCGGGTCGGCAGCTACCTGTTCGCCCTGGTGGTGATCTATTCGCTGGTGGCACTGGCCTCGACGATCGTGCTCGCTCTACTCGGCTTTCCCAATCCGCTGCTGTGGGGCGTACTCATGGGGCTGGCCTCGTTCGTGCCGTTCGTGGGGCCGCCCGTCGCCATCGGTCTGGTCGCCCTGGTCGCGTTGATCACCTACGAAGACCTGATGCACATGCTGGCGGCGCCGCTGATCCTGGCCGCCATTCACTTCATCGAATCGCAGCTCATCACGCCTGTGTTCGTCAGCCGCCGATGCGCCCTGAACACCGTGGCGGTCTTTGCGGGCGTCGCATTTCTCGGCTGGATGTGGGGGGCTGTGGGCGCGATCGTTGCGGTGCCGCTGCTCATCTTGGTGAGCACGGTCGCGGCGCACCTGCCCTCGCTGCGCTGGCTCTCGGTGTTGTTGTCGGAAGATCGCCCGGTAAGCGAGCGGTTGGCTGTGAAGCCGCCCGTCGCCTCGGTGCCGCCCATTCAGTTGCGGCGCCGACGGGCGGCGACGAAGTAA
- a CDS encoding phosphotransferase — protein MPTYADTVPVMERHRFDVDSLDRYFRERLKGYRGGLEVRQFDSGHSNPTFFVAADMDGGRRDFVLRKKPPGKLVASAHQVDREFRVISALASTDVPVAPARLLCDDDSVIGQMFYVMEAVPGRILVNPAMPDQTPAEREAIFDSMNDVLARLHKVDPVKVGLGDYGRSGQYIARQISRWSRQYAELKTEDIPAMDRLSTWLPENIPDDGDPTTIVHGDYRLGNLIVHPTEPRVVAVLDWELSTLGHPLCDVAYNCLGYHLKEPPHGFATVDFANLGLPTEKDYIAAYCRRTGRDSIPDWNYYLAFSLFRLAAIAQGVYRRGLQGNSSNPESIKMSKSARERAELAWSLVS, from the coding sequence ATGCCCACTTACGCCGACACCGTCCCCGTGATGGAGCGCCACCGTTTCGACGTGGACTCCCTCGACCGCTACTTTCGCGAGAGGCTGAAGGGCTATCGTGGCGGACTGGAAGTAAGGCAGTTCGATTCTGGCCATTCCAACCCGACCTTTTTCGTCGCCGCCGACATGGACGGGGGCCGTCGCGACTTCGTGTTGCGCAAGAAGCCGCCGGGCAAGCTGGTCGCCTCGGCACACCAGGTCGACCGCGAGTTCCGCGTGATCTCCGCCCTCGCCTCGACCGACGTGCCGGTCGCGCCGGCGCGGCTCCTCTGCGACGACGATTCCGTCATCGGCCAGATGTTCTACGTCATGGAGGCCGTGCCCGGCCGCATCCTCGTGAACCCGGCGATGCCGGACCAGACGCCGGCCGAGCGCGAGGCGATCTTCGATTCGATGAACGACGTGCTGGCCCGTCTGCACAAGGTCGATCCGGTGAAGGTCGGGCTCGGGGACTATGGCCGCAGCGGCCAGTACATCGCGCGCCAGATCTCGCGCTGGAGCCGCCAATATGCCGAGCTCAAGACCGAGGACATTCCGGCCATGGACAGGCTCTCCACCTGGCTACCGGAGAACATTCCCGACGACGGCGATCCCACCACCATCGTCCACGGTGACTATCGCCTCGGCAACCTGATCGTCCATCCGACCGAGCCGCGGGTCGTGGCCGTGCTCGACTGGGAACTGTCGACGCTCGGCCATCCCCTGTGCGACGTCGCCTACAATTGTCTCGGCTATCACCTGAAGGAGCCACCGCACGGCTTCGCCACGGTCGACTTCGCCAACCTCGGCCTGCCAACCGAAAAGGATTACATCGCCGCCTACTGCCGGCGCACCGGGCGCGATTCGATCCCCGACTGGAACTACTACCTTGCCTTCTCGCTGTTCCGACTCGCCGCCATCGCGCAGGGCGTCTACCGCCGCGGCCTGCAGGGCAACTCGTCCAACCCCGAATCGATCAAGATGAGCAAGTCCGCACGAGAACGGGCCGAACTCGCATGGAGTCTGGTGTCTTAA
- a CDS encoding LLM class flavin-dependent oxidoreductase, with protein MKRQLHLNLFIQSRGHHEASWRHPDSSPLALSDIEYYRDVARRAEAGLFDSIFLADQLALADTVAHAASTWLEPITTLGALAGSTQRIGLIATASTTYSEPFNLARQFASLDHISGGRVGWNIVTSWLAPAARNFGGTCLVSHDERYERGEEFVQVAKALWDSWADDAVLDDRASGQYARADRIKPVNHEGKFYRVAGPLNMPRGPQGRPVFVQAGSSETGRRFAARHAEAVFTAQMEKSTAQEFYADLKKLAAAEGRPSEHVLILPGLSPVIASTEAEAKRLAQDLNELTDPEVGRKRLSGRFGGHDFSHLPLDRPLTADDFPDPGTVQAARSRTEVIVGLVRREKFTLRQLLAYLAGARGHYTTAGTPEQIADLIEDWFDDGAADGFNLMPPLLPSMLDVFVAEVVPILQKRGLFRTAYDGTTLRDHFGLPRPAAQSS; from the coding sequence ATGAAGCGACAGCTCCACCTCAATCTGTTCATCCAGAGCCGCGGCCATCACGAAGCGTCGTGGCGGCATCCCGACTCGTCGCCGCTGGCACTCAGCGACATCGAGTATTACCGCGACGTCGCCCGGCGGGCCGAAGCCGGTCTCTTCGATTCGATCTTCCTCGCAGACCAGCTCGCGCTGGCCGACACCGTGGCGCACGCCGCCAGCACGTGGCTGGAGCCGATCACCACGCTTGGTGCGCTCGCGGGCTCGACGCAGCGCATCGGCCTTATCGCCACGGCCTCGACCACCTACTCCGAGCCCTTCAACCTTGCCCGCCAGTTCGCCTCGCTCGACCATATCAGCGGGGGCCGGGTCGGCTGGAACATCGTGACCTCCTGGCTCGCGCCGGCCGCGCGCAACTTCGGCGGCACCTGCCTGGTGAGCCACGACGAACGCTACGAACGCGGTGAGGAGTTCGTGCAGGTCGCGAAGGCGTTGTGGGACAGCTGGGCCGACGACGCCGTGCTCGACGATCGCGCGAGCGGCCAGTATGCGCGGGCCGATCGGATCAAGCCGGTCAACCACGAGGGCAAGTTCTATCGCGTCGCCGGCCCGCTCAACATGCCGCGCGGACCGCAGGGACGGCCGGTGTTCGTGCAGGCGGGCTCGTCGGAGACCGGTCGCCGCTTTGCCGCCCGCCATGCCGAGGCGGTGTTCACCGCGCAGATGGAAAAGAGCACGGCGCAGGAATTCTATGCCGACCTGAAGAAGCTGGCGGCAGCCGAGGGGCGGCCTTCCGAGCACGTGCTGATCCTGCCTGGCCTGAGCCCGGTGATCGCCTCGACCGAAGCCGAAGCGAAGCGTCTCGCGCAGGATCTCAACGAACTCACCGACCCCGAGGTCGGGCGCAAGCGCCTGAGCGGCCGGTTCGGCGGCCACGACTTCTCGCACCTGCCGCTCGACCGGCCACTCACTGCCGACGATTTCCCCGATCCGGGCACGGTCCAGGCCGCGCGCAGCCGCACCGAAGTGATCGTCGGGCTGGTCCGTCGCGAGAAATTCACCCTCCGCCAACTCCTCGCCTATCTCGCGGGCGCCCGCGGCCACTACACCACCGCCGGTACGCCGGAACAGATCGCCGACCTGATCGAGGACTGGTTCGACGACGGCGCCGCCGACGGCTTCAACCTGATGCCACCGCTGCTGCCCTCGATGCTCGATGTGTTCGTGGCGGAGGTCGTGCCGATCCTGCAGAAGCGCGGGCTTTTCCGCACCGCTTATGATGGCACCACGCTGCGCGATCATTTCGGCTTGCCCCGCCCTGCGGCTCAGTCATCCTGA
- a CDS encoding glutaredoxin domain-containing protein, whose amino-acid sequence MRLKEFLSVRGIDFVSVNVLADPAGFAELESLGVRSVPVLSRGKDFIFGQSTREIVAFLGLQEKSGPELSPPELYARLDKFMTAAIGLLPLMPEEKLHVHVPGRPRSYRALAFHLFRVVAAFLDAQQGTTLVQAAFREEPAADAGMADVAAYGAGVQTRFRDWWAHGDTEAARLLPTYYGDQSLHELLERTTWHSGQHVRQWMMLLEREGVAHDRPLGEADFARLPMPANVWDG is encoded by the coding sequence CTGAGACTCAAAGAGTTTCTATCGGTCCGTGGGATCGACTTCGTTTCCGTCAATGTCCTTGCCGACCCCGCCGGCTTCGCCGAGCTGGAGTCTCTCGGTGTGCGCTCCGTACCGGTCCTGTCGCGTGGCAAGGATTTCATCTTCGGACAGAGCACGCGGGAGATCGTCGCCTTCCTCGGCCTGCAGGAAAAATCCGGCCCCGAACTGTCACCGCCAGAGCTCTATGCACGCCTCGACAAATTCATGACGGCGGCCATTGGACTGCTGCCGCTGATGCCGGAGGAGAAACTCCACGTCCACGTGCCCGGCCGCCCGCGCAGCTACCGGGCCCTCGCCTTCCATCTCTTCCGGGTGGTCGCGGCCTTCCTCGATGCCCAGCAGGGTACGACGCTCGTCCAGGCGGCGTTCCGCGAGGAGCCCGCAGCCGATGCCGGCATGGCCGACGTGGCAGCCTATGGCGCCGGCGTTCAGACGCGTTTCCGCGACTGGTGGGCCCACGGCGACACGGAGGCGGCCCGCCTGCTCCCGACCTATTACGGCGACCAGAGCCTCCACGAACTGCTGGAGCGGACCACCTGGCATTCCGGGCAGCATGTCCGCCAGTGGATGATGCTGCTGGAGCGCGAAGGCGTGGCTCACGACCGTCCCCTCGGCGAGGCCGATTTTGCCCGGTTGCCGATGCCTGCGAACGTCTGGGACGGCTGA
- a CDS encoding alpha/beta fold hydrolase produces the protein MPILKRPDAEIHYEVHGQGFPLLLYAPGGLRSSIEFWGPAADGTPRAWMDPRVALSDRFTVISMDQRNAGKSVADVKPDHGWHTFAADHLALIDHLGFGRFAVMGGCIGGSYCFEAIEQAPDRVAAAVLQNPIGLWENRDTWDEAVKGYGETVRARDPSISEATIKSFGQNMFEPDFVFSVTRDFVKNCRTPLLLQPGTDKPHPAHTSDEIAALAPDIEVQKDWRAPHFLPESINRVRAFLEKHTA, from the coding sequence ATGCCGATCCTGAAACGGCCCGATGCCGAGATCCACTACGAGGTCCATGGCCAGGGCTTTCCCCTGTTGCTCTATGCGCCGGGTGGCTTGCGTTCGTCGATCGAGTTCTGGGGGCCGGCCGCCGACGGCACGCCGCGCGCCTGGATGGACCCGCGCGTGGCGCTCAGCGATCGGTTCACCGTCATCTCCATGGACCAGCGCAATGCCGGCAAGTCGGTGGCCGACGTTAAGCCCGACCATGGCTGGCACACCTTCGCCGCCGATCACCTGGCCCTCATCGACCATCTGGGCTTCGGGCGGTTCGCCGTGATGGGCGGCTGCATCGGCGGCAGCTACTGCTTCGAGGCGATCGAGCAGGCGCCCGACCGCGTCGCCGCCGCGGTCCTGCAGAATCCGATCGGCCTCTGGGAGAATCGCGACACCTGGGACGAGGCCGTGAAGGGCTACGGCGAGACGGTGCGGGCGCGCGATCCCTCGATCTCCGAGGCCACGATCAAGAGCTTCGGACAGAACATGTTCGAGCCAGACTTCGTCTTCTCCGTCACGCGCGACTTCGTGAAGAACTGCAGGACCCCCCTCCTGCTGCAGCCTGGCACGGACAAACCTCATCCCGCCCATACGAGCGACGAGATCGCCGCGCTCGCCCCCGACATCGAGGTCCAGAAGGATTGGCGCGCTCCGCATTTCCTGCCGGAATCGATCAATCGCGTCCGCGCATTTCTCGAGAAGCACACGGCATGA
- a CDS encoding tripartite tricarboxylate transporter substrate-binding protein — protein MARAIAPAIQQRLTRPVSIENRPGAAGATMGDALKKAAPDGATIGLLPSTTLIGRLISPATFPFDPLRDLAPLGIVGTFETAFVVSRSIGVRTMAEYAQWVKNGPPERRRFGTAAPETFSQYFAQLLAQQYGLMLDPVPFRGTGPMSSDLGQGRIPAGCGGLASFVHHHRGSTLRVLTTSGLARNPVLPDVPTVVELGFPWLQLIDWYAFFAPGGLPPQLVEAWNRALHNAVDVPETREQLTQYGVVVGVTKADECRKRLIADFERWRILLDSLGIRTTK, from the coding sequence GTGGCCCGCGCCATCGCCCCCGCGATCCAGCAGCGCCTGACACGACCCGTCAGCATCGAGAACCGTCCCGGCGCCGCCGGCGCCACGATGGGCGATGCGTTGAAGAAGGCTGCGCCCGACGGAGCCACGATCGGACTGCTGCCGAGCACCACACTGATCGGCCGCCTGATATCGCCTGCAACCTTCCCGTTCGACCCGCTGCGCGATCTCGCACCTCTCGGCATCGTCGGGACTTTCGAGACGGCATTCGTCGTATCGCGGTCGATCGGCGTGCGGACGATGGCCGAGTATGCGCAATGGGTGAAAAACGGTCCGCCCGAACGTCGCCGCTTCGGAACGGCGGCGCCCGAAACCTTCTCTCAATACTTCGCACAACTGCTCGCGCAGCAATACGGCCTCATGCTGGACCCCGTGCCCTTCCGCGGCACCGGACCGATGTCTTCGGATCTCGGCCAGGGTCGTATCCCGGCGGGTTGCGGCGGGCTCGCTTCGTTCGTCCACCACCATCGCGGCAGCACACTCAGGGTCCTGACCACGTCGGGGTTGGCGCGCAATCCCGTGCTGCCGGACGTGCCGACGGTGGTCGAACTGGGCTTCCCGTGGCTTCAGCTGATCGACTGGTATGCCTTCTTCGCGCCGGGCGGCTTGCCGCCGCAGCTCGTCGAGGCCTGGAACCGCGCGTTGCACAATGCCGTCGACGTGCCGGAAACGAGGGAACAGCTCACACAGTACGGTGTCGTCGTCGGTGTGACCAAGGCGGACGAATGCAGAAAGCGTCTCATCGCGGATTTCGAGCGTTGGCGCATCCTGCTTGACAGCCTCGGCATACGAACCACCAAATGA